A window of the Bacteroides thetaiotaomicron VPI-5482 genome harbors these coding sequences:
- a CDS encoding glycosyltransferase family 4 protein, translating into MNITIVLGDKIPSIKYGGTQRVMWYLGKELNKRGHKVTFIAGKGSSCPFAKVIELDPSVNLNTQIPTDADIVHFNIPVPEGITKPHLLTIHGNGIPANADRNIVFVSRNHAQRLGSESFVYNGLDWDDYGPANLTLSRKNYHFLGKAAWKVKNIKGAIAVVQSIKNAQLDVLGGYRLNLKMGFRFTWNPRIHFHGMVDDSKKKVIIEQSKGLIFPVTWHEPFGLAITESLYFGAPVFGTPYGALPELVSPEVGFLTAHGQEMAEHIQSAQYSPKVCHEYARDLFNSSVMAEAYLKKYETVLNGEPLNKEVPHIIDIARRLPWD; encoded by the coding sequence ATGAATATAACGATTGTCTTAGGAGATAAAATTCCATCTATAAAATACGGCGGAACTCAAAGAGTAATGTGGTATCTGGGTAAAGAACTCAATAAGCGCGGACACAAAGTCACCTTCATCGCAGGAAAAGGTTCCTCCTGCCCTTTCGCTAAAGTGATAGAACTGGACCCTAGCGTAAATCTGAACACCCAAATCCCCACAGATGCGGACATCGTACATTTCAACATTCCCGTTCCCGAAGGAATCACCAAGCCGCACTTACTGACCATACACGGCAATGGAATCCCGGCCAACGCAGACCGGAACATCGTTTTTGTCTCACGTAATCATGCACAAAGACTTGGAAGCGAATCATTCGTTTACAATGGACTGGACTGGGATGACTACGGTCCCGCCAACCTCACCCTTTCCAGAAAAAACTACCATTTTCTAGGCAAAGCAGCCTGGAAGGTCAAAAATATCAAAGGAGCTATCGCCGTTGTCCAAAGCATCAAGAACGCACAACTGGACGTTTTAGGCGGTTATCGCCTCAATCTCAAAATGGGCTTCCGATTCACATGGAATCCACGGATTCATTTTCATGGAATGGTAGATGATTCAAAGAAAAAAGTTATTATTGAGCAGTCAAAAGGGCTTATTTTCCCCGTTACATGGCACGAACCTTTCGGACTTGCAATCACTGAATCCTTATACTTCGGAGCTCCCGTATTCGGTACTCCCTACGGTGCGCTTCCCGAACTCGTTTCACCGGAAGTCGGTTTTCTGACCGCCCACGGACAGGAAATGGCCGAACATATACAGTCAGCACAATATTCTCCGAAAGTCTGCCACGAATATGCCAGAGATCTATTCAATTCAAGTGTCATGGCAGAAGCCTATTTAAAGAAATATGAAACTGTACTGAACGGCGAACCTTTGAATAAAGAAGTCCCCCATATTATAGATATCGCACGACGTCTTCCATGGGACTAA
- a CDS encoding sugar phosphate isomerase/epimerase family protein: protein MKLQINLCALALLLMIPFTAMAQSKTKAKAKKEVAIQLYSVRDILNKVDNKDGKCDAAYITLLKNLAKMGYTSVEAANYNNGKFYDRTPDQFKKDVESAGLKVLSSHCTRGLSKEELASGDFSSSLQWWDQCIADHKAAGMSYIVAPWMDVPKTLKELDTYCAYYNEIGKRCKQQGMSFGYHNHAHEFQKVEDKVMYDYMIEHTNPEYVFFQMDVYWVVRGQNSPVDYFNKYPGRFKMFHIKDHREIGQSGMVGFDAIFKNAKTAGVKHLVAEIESYSMPVEKSVEVSLDYLLDAPFVKSSYAK from the coding sequence ATGAAACTCCAAATAAATCTATGTGCGCTGGCTCTTCTTTTAATGATTCCGTTTACGGCCATGGCACAGTCTAAAACAAAAGCGAAAGCTAAAAAAGAAGTAGCGATTCAACTCTATTCTGTCAGGGATATATTGAATAAGGTGGACAATAAGGACGGCAAATGTGACGCCGCTTATATTACTCTTCTGAAGAACTTGGCGAAAATGGGATATACCAGTGTGGAAGCCGCCAATTATAATAATGGAAAGTTTTACGACAGAACTCCCGATCAATTTAAAAAAGATGTTGAATCTGCCGGGCTGAAGGTTTTATCCTCACATTGCACAAGAGGATTGTCGAAAGAAGAATTAGCTTCCGGTGATTTTTCAAGTTCACTTCAATGGTGGGACCAGTGTATTGCTGATCATAAAGCTGCCGGTATGAGTTACATTGTAGCTCCTTGGATGGATGTGCCTAAAACACTTAAGGAGTTGGATACATATTGTGCTTATTACAATGAAATAGGCAAACGTTGTAAACAGCAGGGGATGTCGTTCGGATACCATAATCATGCTCATGAATTTCAGAAGGTAGAAGATAAAGTGATGTATGACTACATGATTGAGCATACCAATCCTGAATATGTTTTCTTCCAGATGGATGTTTATTGGGTAGTTCGCGGGCAAAACAGTCCGGTAGATTATTTTAATAAATACCCCGGTCGTTTTAAAATGTTCCATATCAAGGATCACAGAGAAATCGGGCAGAGCGGAATGGTTGGTTTCGACGCTATTTTCAAGAATGCAAAGACGGCTGGTGTGAAGCATCTTGTTGCAGAGATAGAAAGCTACAGCATGCCCGTAGAGAAAAGTGTCGAGGTAAGTCTGGATTATTTGCTGGATGCTCCTTTTGTTAAAAGCTCATACGCTAAATAA
- the folB gene encoding dihydroneopterin aldolase → MKINNSYILLKDICCFAYHGVAPQENIIGNEYIINLKLKVDISQAIQTDDVVDTVNYAEIHEAVKAEMSIPSKLLEHVCGRIAKRLLAEFPAIEEIELRLSKRNPPMGADIDSAGVELHCSR, encoded by the coding sequence ATGAAGATAAACAACAGCTATATTTTGCTGAAAGACATCTGCTGCTTTGCTTATCATGGAGTAGCCCCCCAAGAGAATATCATTGGAAATGAGTATATTATCAACTTGAAGTTGAAGGTAGATATCAGTCAGGCTATTCAAACAGACGACGTGGTGGATACGGTCAACTATGCCGAAATACACGAAGCCGTGAAAGCTGAAATGTCCATCCCGTCGAAGTTGCTGGAACACGTATGCGGACGAATAGCTAAAAGACTACTGGCAGAATTTCCTGCCATTGAAGAAATAGAACTTCGTCTTTCCAAACGGAATCCGCCTATGGGAGCAGACATCGACTCAGCCGGAGTAGAACTGCATTGCAGCAGATAA
- a CDS encoding methylglyoxal synthase — MEPKVRRGIGLVAHDAMKKDLIEWVLWNSELLMGNKFYCTGTTGTLILEALKEKHPEVEWDFTILKSGPLGGDQQMGSRIVDGQIDYLFFFTDPMTLQPHDTDVKALTRLAGVENIVFCCNRSTADHIISSPLFMDPDYERTHPDYSSYTKRFENKSVVTEAVESVNKRKRKKR; from the coding sequence ATGGAACCAAAAGTAAGGAGAGGCATCGGGCTGGTAGCACATGATGCCATGAAAAAAGACCTCATCGAATGGGTGCTGTGGAACTCGGAACTGTTGATGGGAAATAAATTCTATTGTACAGGTACTACAGGTACTCTGATTCTGGAAGCACTGAAGGAGAAGCATCCTGAAGTGGAGTGGGACTTCACAATTCTGAAATCCGGTCCTTTGGGAGGTGACCAGCAGATGGGATCGCGTATTGTGGACGGTCAGATTGATTATCTATTCTTTTTCACTGACCCTATGACTTTGCAGCCACATGATACGGATGTTAAAGCATTAACCCGACTGGCCGGTGTTGAGAACATCGTTTTCTGTTGTAACCGTTCTACGGCGGATCATATCATTTCCAGCCCTCTGTTTATGGATCCCGATTACGAACGTACCCATCCGGACTATTCCAGTTATACGAAACGGTTCGAAAACAAATCCGTGGTAACGGAAGCTGTAGAATCGGTAAATAAAAGAAAAAGAAAGAAGAGATAG
- a CDS encoding 3-keto-disaccharide hydrolase — translation MKKVFYPLACCLAAGVLVSCSGQKKAGSAQEEQSANEVAVSYSKSLKAAEMDSLQLPVDADGYITIFDGKTFNGWRGYGKDRVPSKWTIEDGCIKFNGSGGGEAQDGDGGDLIFAHKFKNFELEMEWKVSKGGNSGIFYLAQEVTSKDKDGNDVLEPIYISAPEYQVLDNDNHPDAKLGKDNNRQSASLYDMIPAVPQNAKPFGEWNKAKIMVYKGTVVHGQNDENVLEYHLWTKQWTDLLQASKFSQDKWPLAFELLNNCGGENHEGFIGMQDHGDDVWFRNIRVKVLD, via the coding sequence ATGAAGAAAGTATTTTATCCATTAGCTTGTTGTCTTGCAGCGGGAGTTTTAGTTTCCTGCAGCGGTCAGAAGAAAGCCGGGAGTGCTCAGGAAGAGCAATCGGCAAACGAAGTAGCAGTATCATATTCAAAATCATTAAAAGCAGCGGAGATGGATAGCTTGCAATTACCGGTAGATGCGGATGGTTACATCACTATCTTTGACGGCAAAACATTTAATGGATGGCGTGGTTATGGCAAGGACAGAGTTCCTTCCAAGTGGACTATCGAGGACGGTTGCATCAAGTTCAACGGTTCCGGTGGCGGTGAAGCACAGGATGGTGATGGCGGAGACCTGATCTTTGCTCACAAATTCAAAAACTTCGAACTGGAAATGGAATGGAAAGTTTCCAAAGGCGGTAACTCCGGTATCTTCTATTTAGCTCAGGAAGTGACTTCTAAAGATAAGGACGGCAACGACGTGCTCGAACCTATTTATATTTCCGCACCTGAATATCAGGTATTGGACAACGACAATCATCCGGATGCTAAATTGGGGAAAGACAATAACCGGCAGTCGGCTTCTTTATATGACATGATTCCGGCAGTTCCTCAGAATGCGAAACCTTTCGGCGAATGGAACAAGGCTAAGATCATGGTTTATAAAGGTACTGTTGTTCACGGACAGAATGACGAGAATGTACTCGAATACCACTTGTGGACCAAACAATGGACTGACCTTTTGCAAGCCAGCAAATTCAGCCAGGACAAATGGCCGTTGGCTTTCGAACTGCTGAATAATTGCGGTGGCGAAAACCACGAAGGATTTATCGGAATGCAGGATCACGGTGATGACGTTTGGTTCCGCAATATCCGCGTGAAAGTTCTGGACTGA
- a CDS encoding acyltransferase family protein, with the protein MGDNQHRRIDFVDLTKGVCIILVVMAHIGGAFDQLDKHSMLSCFRMPLYFFISGIFFKPYEGLYGFIIRKTNKLIIPFIFFYVSAFLLKYIVWKIAPETFHLPVSWRELLFVFHGHDLIKFNPPIWFLLALFNCNILFYLIHYLRDKHLSLMFAATLLIGCTGFFLGKFHIELPLYIDVAMTALPFYVAGFWVRRYNFFLFPSHRFDKIIPSFVLLALVVMYFTATTPGMRTNNYPGNIFQVYIAAFAGIFMIMLICKKIKRISIVSYLGRYSIITLSIHGPIIHFARPVVSHYIHNDWAEASALLLLTLTICILFTPILLKIIPQLVAQKDLLKVK; encoded by the coding sequence ATGGGAGACAATCAGCATCGGCGTATTGATTTTGTGGACTTAACCAAGGGAGTCTGCATTATTCTGGTAGTGATGGCGCATATCGGAGGCGCTTTCGACCAACTTGACAAGCATTCCATGCTATCCTGCTTTCGCATGCCTCTCTATTTCTTTATATCAGGAATTTTCTTCAAGCCTTATGAAGGATTATACGGGTTCATTATCCGAAAGACCAATAAGCTAATCATTCCCTTTATCTTCTTCTACGTCAGCGCCTTTCTACTAAAATACATTGTATGGAAGATTGCACCGGAAACTTTCCATCTCCCTGTGTCATGGAGAGAATTACTGTTTGTCTTTCACGGGCACGACCTCATCAAGTTCAATCCTCCCATCTGGTTTCTGCTTGCTCTGTTCAACTGCAATATCCTGTTCTATCTGATTCATTATCTGCGTGACAAGCATTTATCTCTGATGTTTGCAGCAACGTTACTGATCGGATGCACAGGATTCTTCCTGGGCAAATTTCACATCGAACTTCCTTTGTATATAGACGTTGCCATGACTGCCCTCCCCTTCTATGTGGCAGGTTTCTGGGTTCGCCGATATAATTTCTTCCTGTTCCCCAGTCATCGGTTCGACAAGATTATTCCCTCATTTGTCCTGCTGGCACTGGTCGTAATGTACTTCACCGCCACCACGCCGGGTATGCGGACCAACAATTATCCCGGCAACATATTCCAGGTATACATTGCCGCATTTGCCGGAATCTTTATGATTATGCTGATCTGTAAGAAAATAAAAAGAATAAGCATCGTTTCTTATCTGGGGCGATATTCCATTATCACACTCAGTATTCATGGACCGATTATACACTTTGCAAGACCGGTCGTTTCGCATTATATTCATAACGACTGGGCAGAAGCAAGCGCACTGCTCCTGCTGACATTGACCATCTGCATTCTCTTTACCCCTATCCTGCTTAAGATAATTCCACAGTTGGTGGCACAAAAGGATTTATTAAAAGTCAAATAA
- the mtaB gene encoding tRNA (N(6)-L-threonylcarbamoyladenosine(37)-C(2))-methylthiotransferase MtaB → MIDTTVFQNKTAVYYTLGCKLNFSETSTIGKILREAGVRTARKGEKADICVVNTCSVTEMADKKCRQAIHRLVKQHPGAFVVVTGCYAQLKPGDVAKIKGVDVVLGAEQKGDLLQYLGDLHKHEEGEAFTTTTKDIRSFSPSCSRGDRTRFFLKVQDGCDYFCSYCTIPFARGRSRNGTVASMVEQARQAAAEGGKEIVLTGVNIGDFGKTTGETFFDLVKALDQVEGIERYRISSIEPNLLTDEIIEFVSRSRRFMPHFHIPLQSGCDEVLKLMRRRYDTALFASKVKKIKEVMPDAFIGVDVIVGTRGETEEYFEQAYQFISGLDVTQLHVFSYSERPGTQALKIDYVVSPEEKHQRSQRLLTLSDEKTRAFYTRHIGQTMQVLMEKSKAGTPMHGFTANYIRVEVENDESLDNQMINVRLGEFNEDMTALKGTILMNYEV, encoded by the coding sequence ATGATAGATACCACTGTATTTCAAAATAAGACAGCCGTTTATTATACGTTAGGCTGCAAATTGAACTTTTCAGAGACTTCAACTATCGGTAAAATCCTGCGGGAGGCAGGAGTCCGGACTGCACGCAAAGGGGAAAAAGCAGATATCTGTGTGGTAAATACTTGTTCGGTGACGGAGATGGCAGACAAGAAATGCCGTCAGGCTATTCATCGGTTGGTCAAGCAGCATCCCGGAGCTTTTGTGGTAGTGACCGGATGCTACGCACAGTTGAAGCCCGGTGACGTGGCAAAGATAAAAGGAGTAGATGTAGTGCTGGGTGCCGAGCAGAAAGGAGACTTGTTGCAGTATCTCGGCGACCTCCATAAGCATGAAGAGGGAGAGGCATTTACTACCACCACCAAAGATATCCGTTCGTTTTCGCCTTCGTGTTCACGGGGCGACCGTACTCGTTTCTTCCTGAAAGTACAAGACGGATGCGATTATTTCTGTTCTTATTGTACCATTCCTTTTGCCCGTGGACGCAGCCGTAACGGTACTGTTGCCTCTATGGTGGAGCAGGCAAGGCAGGCCGCTGCCGAAGGCGGAAAAGAGATCGTACTGACAGGCGTGAATATCGGCGATTTTGGTAAGACTACCGGTGAGACTTTCTTTGATCTGGTGAAAGCGCTGGATCAGGTGGAAGGCATCGAACGTTACCGCATTTCTTCTATCGAGCCCAATCTGCTGACTGATGAAATCATCGAGTTCGTTTCCCGTTCCCGTAGATTTATGCCTCATTTTCATATCCCGTTGCAATCCGGTTGCGATGAAGTGCTGAAATTGATGCGCCGTCGTTATGATACGGCTCTTTTTGCCTCTAAAGTAAAGAAAATCAAGGAAGTGATGCCGGATGCCTTTATCGGAGTCGATGTGATTGTAGGTACTCGCGGAGAGACGGAAGAGTATTTTGAACAGGCTTATCAGTTTATTTCCGGACTGGATGTGACACAGTTGCATGTGTTCAGCTACTCCGAACGTCCGGGGACGCAGGCCTTGAAGATAGATTATGTGGTTTCGCCGGAAGAGAAACATCAGCGCAGCCAGCGCTTGCTGACACTTTCTGATGAAAAGACACGGGCTTTCTATACCCGTCATATCGGGCAGACCATGCAGGTATTGATGGAAAAATCAAAAGCAGGTACACCGATGCACGGGTTTACCGCTAACTATATCCGCGTAGAAGTGGAGAATGACGAATCATTGGACAATCAGATGATTAACGTCCGACTGGGAGAATTTAATGAAGACATGACAGCGCTTAAAGGCACAATTCTGATGAATTATGAAGTCTAG
- a CDS encoding lysophospholipid acyltransferase family protein, whose translation MKSRFIYWLVYSGMWLFSALPFRILYLLSDFNYLLMYRIGRYRRKVVRENLKKSFPEKDKKERLQIERRFYRYLSDYMLEDLKMLHMSPEDLYKRMTYKNTEQYLELTEKYGGIIVMIPHYANYEWLIGMGSIMKPGDVPMQVYKPLKDKYLNELFQRIRSRFGGYNVPKHSTAREIIKLKREGKKMVVGLITDQWPSGNEKYWTTFLGQETAFLNGAERIAKMMNFPVFYCDLTKPGRGYCVAEFKLMTEKPKETGEGEITEMFADYLEQTIRREPAYWLWSHKRWKASKAECERG comes from the coding sequence ATGAAGTCTAGATTTATCTATTGGCTGGTATATAGCGGGATGTGGCTGTTTTCGGCGCTTCCCTTCCGGATATTGTACTTACTTTCGGATTTCAATTACCTGTTGATGTACCGTATAGGGAGGTATCGCCGGAAAGTAGTACGGGAGAATCTGAAGAAATCATTTCCCGAAAAAGACAAGAAAGAAAGGCTGCAGATCGAACGCCGTTTCTATCGTTACCTTTCCGACTATATGCTTGAAGACTTGAAAATGCTTCATATGTCACCCGAAGACCTTTATAAGCGGATGACTTATAAGAATACGGAACAATATCTGGAACTGACCGAGAAATATGGCGGAATCATCGTAATGATTCCTCATTATGCCAATTATGAATGGCTGATCGGGATGGGATCTATTATGAAACCGGGTGATGTACCGATGCAAGTCTATAAACCTCTGAAAGATAAATACTTGAACGAATTGTTCCAGCGCATCCGTTCCCGCTTCGGAGGATATAACGTTCCGAAACATTCTACGGCACGCGAAATTATCAAGTTGAAGCGTGAAGGCAAAAAGATGGTTGTCGGTCTGATTACTGACCAGTGGCCCAGCGGAAACGAAAAATACTGGACTACTTTTTTGGGGCAGGAAACCGCCTTTCTGAATGGTGCGGAGCGCATTGCGAAAATGATGAACTTCCCTGTGTTCTATTGTGATCTGACAAAACCCGGCAGAGGGTATTGTGTAGCTGAGTTTAAGCTGATGACAGAGAAACCGAAGGAGACGGGTGAAGGAGAAATTACGGAAATGTTTGCTGATTATCTGGAACAGACGATTCGCAGGGAACCGGCTTATTGGCTGTGGTCTCATAAACGTTGGAAAGCTTCTAAGGCTGAATGTGAAAGGGGGTAA
- a CDS encoding glycosyltransferase family 2 protein: MKVSVVILNWNGCDMLRTFLPSVIRYSKSEEVEVCVADNGSTDASVEMLREEFPCVRIIVLDQNHGFADGYNLALQQVEAEYVVLLNSDVEVTEHWLEPMISYLDGHPEVAACQPKIRSQRQKEYFEYAGAAGGFIDKYGYPFCRGRIMGVVEKDEGQYDTILPVFWATGAALFIRHADYREAGGLDGRFFAHMEEIDLCWRLRSRGREIVCIPQSTVYHVGGATLKKENPRKTFLNFRNNLVMLYKNLSDEELNKVMRIRTCLDYVAAFTFLLKGQLDNARAVMRARKEYKQICPSFSSSRKENLRKTSLNPIPERIKSSILWQFYVGGCKRFSQLSDLKG; this comes from the coding sequence ATGAAAGTGTCAGTGGTTATTTTGAATTGGAACGGGTGCGATATGCTTCGTACTTTTCTTCCGTCCGTGATCCGCTATTCGAAGAGCGAAGAAGTAGAAGTCTGTGTGGCCGACAATGGCTCTACGGATGCTTCTGTGGAAATGCTTCGGGAGGAATTTCCTTGTGTCCGGATCATTGTGCTGGATCAGAATCATGGATTCGCAGATGGATATAACCTGGCTTTGCAGCAGGTAGAAGCGGAGTATGTGGTACTTCTGAATTCTGATGTTGAGGTGACCGAACATTGGCTTGAACCGATGATCTCCTATCTTGATGGCCATCCGGAGGTAGCTGCCTGTCAGCCGAAAATCCGTAGCCAGCGGCAAAAAGAGTATTTTGAATATGCCGGAGCAGCCGGAGGATTTATAGATAAGTACGGCTATCCGTTCTGTCGTGGGCGTATAATGGGAGTGGTTGAAAAGGATGAGGGACAGTATGATACGATCCTGCCAGTTTTCTGGGCAACGGGAGCCGCCCTGTTTATCCGTCATGCGGATTATCGTGAGGCGGGCGGACTGGACGGACGTTTCTTTGCCCACATGGAAGAGATTGATTTATGCTGGCGACTACGTTCCCGTGGTCGGGAAATCGTTTGCATTCCTCAAAGTACGGTCTATCACGTCGGTGGTGCAACTCTGAAAAAGGAGAATCCCCGCAAGACTTTTTTGAATTTTCGTAATAATCTTGTCATGCTCTATAAGAATCTTTCGGACGAAGAGTTAAATAAAGTGATGCGTATCCGGACTTGTCTCGATTACGTGGCTGCATTCACATTTCTGCTGAAGGGGCAGTTAGACAACGCCCGTGCGGTGATGCGTGCCCGGAAAGAATATAAACAGATTTGTCCTTCATTTTCTTCTTCCCGTAAAGAAAACTTAAGAAAAACTTCTTTGAATCCAATCCCTGAACGGATAAAAAGTAGTATCTTGTGGCAGTTTTATGTGGGAGGGTGCAAAAGATTCTCTCAATTGTCGGATTTAAAAGGATAA
- a CDS encoding long-chain fatty acid--CoA ligase yields MIKENFIKLYENSFRENWDLPCYTDYGESVHYTYGQVAGEIARMHLLFKHCSLRRGDKIAVIGKNNAHWCIAYMATITYGAIIVPILQDFTPNDVHHIVNHSESVFLFTSDSIWESLEEEKLTGLRGVFSLTDFRCLYQRDGETIQKFLVHLNDEMYAAYPKGFTREDIQYTTLSNDKVMLLNYTSGTTGFSKGVMLTGNNLAGNVTFGIRTELLKKGDKVLSFLPLAHAYGCAFDFLTATAVGTHVTLLGKTPSPKIIMKAFEEVKPNLIITVPLVIEKIYKNVIQPLINKKGMKWALNIPLLDTQIYNQIRKKLIDALGGRFKEIIIGGAAMNQEVEEFFYKIKFPFTIGYGMTECGPLISYAPWNEFILGSSGKVLDIMEARIYKENPEAETGEIQVRGENVMVGYYKNPEATQEVFTEDGWLRTGDLGTMDASGNIFIRGRLKSMILSSSGQNIFPEELEAKLNNLPFILESLVIERNKKLVALVYADYEALDSLGLNNPDNLKTIMDENLKNLNNNVAAYEKVSKIQLYPTEFEKTPKRSIKRYLYNSIAVD; encoded by the coding sequence ATGATTAAAGAGAATTTCATTAAACTATACGAAAATAGTTTTCGGGAAAATTGGGATTTACCTTGCTATACCGATTATGGTGAATCCGTTCATTATACTTATGGCCAGGTAGCCGGAGAAATCGCCCGTATGCACCTGCTTTTCAAACATTGCAGCCTGCGCAGAGGAGATAAAATAGCCGTTATCGGCAAAAATAATGCCCACTGGTGCATCGCCTACATGGCAACCATCACCTACGGAGCCATCATCGTCCCTATCCTGCAAGACTTTACGCCCAACGATGTGCATCATATCGTCAACCATTCCGAGTCCGTTTTCCTCTTTACCAGTGACAGCATCTGGGAAAGCCTGGAAGAAGAAAAGCTGACCGGACTGCGCGGAGTTTTTTCGCTCACCGACTTCCGCTGCCTCTATCAGCGGGACGGAGAAACTATTCAGAAGTTTCTGGTACACCTCAATGATGAAATGTACGCCGCCTATCCGAAAGGATTCACGCGCGAGGACATTCAATACACTACGTTATCCAATGATAAGGTAATGCTGCTGAACTACACATCGGGAACTACCGGCTTCAGCAAAGGGGTAATGCTGACGGGCAACAATCTTGCCGGCAATGTCACTTTCGGCATCCGCACCGAGTTACTTAAAAAAGGAGATAAAGTGCTTTCTTTCCTGCCACTGGCACACGCCTACGGTTGCGCTTTCGACTTTCTGACTGCAACTGCTGTCGGAACTCATGTCACCCTGCTCGGTAAAACGCCTTCTCCCAAAATTATCATGAAGGCTTTTGAGGAAGTAAAACCGAACCTGATCATCACTGTTCCGCTGGTCATCGAGAAAATATATAAAAATGTCATTCAGCCGCTCATTAATAAGAAAGGTATGAAATGGGCATTAAACATTCCTTTGCTCGACACCCAGATTTATAATCAGATACGGAAAAAGCTGATAGACGCCTTAGGCGGACGTTTCAAAGAAATCATCATCGGAGGCGCTGCCATGAATCAGGAAGTGGAAGAGTTCTTCTACAAAATAAAGTTCCCTTTCACCATCGGTTATGGTATGACCGAGTGCGGACCACTGATCAGCTATGCTCCCTGGAATGAATTTATTTTAGGCTCTTCCGGCAAAGTGCTGGATATCATGGAGGCACGCATCTATAAAGAAAATCCGGAAGCGGAAACCGGAGAGATTCAGGTACGTGGTGAAAACGTGATGGTGGGATATTATAAGAATCCGGAAGCCACGCAGGAAGTGTTTACCGAAGACGGCTGGCTGCGCACCGGCGACCTTGGTACTATGGACGCCAGCGGAAATATCTTCATCCGCGGACGACTCAAAAGCATGATTCTGAGTTCGAGCGGACAGAACATCTTCCCCGAAGAGCTGGAAGCCAAACTCAATAACCTGCCATTCATTCTTGAAAGCCTCGTCATCGAACGCAACAAGAAACTGGTGGCACTGGTCTATGCGGATTACGAAGCGCTGGATTCTCTCGGATTGAACAATCCGGATAACCTGAAAACCATCATGGATGAAAATCTGAAGAACTTAAATAATAATGTAGCTGCGTATGAAAAAGTCAGCAAGATTCAGCTTTATCCTACGGAATTTGAGAAAACCCCGAAAAGAAGCATCAAAAGGTATCTATATAACAGTATAGCTGTCGATTAG